Sequence from the Lysobacter solisilvae genome:
CGCGGGAGAGTTTCAGCAGCGTGCCCACGCCGGGTATTCGCAGCCCCCGGCCCAGGCCGAACCCCACCCGGCCGATGAGCTCGATCTGGTGCCCGCGCAGCCGCGGCAGGCCGCTGGCGCGGTAGACCTTCGCATACAGCGCCGCATCGAGCCGGCGCCGACGCGCGCCATGGACCTGCAGCAGTTGCGCCAGGCGCAGGTCGAAGGCGTGGGTGAGCAGCCCCAGCTCGATCGCATCGGCCAGCGTGCCCAGCAGCGCCCCGGGCAACATGCGCTGCATCATCGGCAGCACGCGGGCGATGTCGGCGTCGCGCCGGCTGAAATCGCGGTCGTTGTAGACGTCGGTGAGGAAGAAATGCGCGGCCGGCCGGCGCCGCGGATCCTCGAGGAAGCGATCGAAACTCGCTTCCAGCCGCTCCGCCTGCCAGCGGCGGAGTTCGGGCAGCCAGCGCAGGCCGTTGCGCGGCTCGCGGGCGGGATCGTGGAGCGCCTGGTGGCGTGCCAGCAGGCAGGCCAGCCGTCGCGGGAGGTCGCCGGTGCGGGACATTGCCGCGATGATCGCCAGCGCGGCAGGCGCAGGCAAGCCACGCCATCGCCCCGGCCCCGCCATCGCGCGGCGCACACATCCCCGCGGTTCTGCTGGCCGGGCCGGACCACACCGCAACCGGCATCCCGATTCGTGCCCGCACCCTCGGCTACACTCGGCCGATCCCTTCCGTACTCGACCGCATGCTGTCACTCCATACCGCTCGCCAACGCACCACCCGGCCCGGACCCGACGCCTCCGCCCCGCGGATCGGCCCTGGCCGTCGCCGGCGGCGGACCCATCGGCGGCATGTACGAACTGGGCGCGCTGCGCGCGCTCGACGAGGCGATCGAAGGCCTCGACCTCACCCGCCTGGACTGCTACGTCGGCGTAAGCAGCGGCGCCTTCCTGGCCGCCGCGCTGGCCAACCGCCTGGGCACGCAGGAGCTGTGCCGCATTTTCCTCACCGGCGACAGCGACGACGTCCAGTTCCGGCCCGAGACCTTCCTGCGCCCGGCCTTCCTCGAATACATGCGCCGCGCCGCGCGCCTGCCGCGGCTGGCGTCGGACTGGTGGCGCGAGCTGCTGTTCTCGCCGGGTGAACTGCGCTGGCCCGACTTCATCACCCGCTTCGGCGGCCTGGTGCCGACCGGGCTGTTCGACAACGCGCAGGTCGAGCAATTCCTGGGCGACGTCTTCTCGCGCCGCGGCCGGACCAACGACTTCCGCGAACTGGAGGCGCGCCTGTTCGTCATCTCGGTCGACCTCGACAGCGGCGAGACCGTGCGCTTCGGCGGCGACGGCTGGGACGACGTCCCGATCTCGCAGGCGGTGCAGGCCAGTGCCGCGCTGCCCGGCCTGTATCCGCCGGTCGAACTGCGTGGACGCCACTTCGTCGATGGCGCCCTGCGCCGCACGATGCATGCCTCGGTCGTGCTCGAGCGCGGCATCGACCTGATGCTGGGCGTCAACCCGCTGGTGCCGTTCAACACCCAGGGCGACACCCGCACCTTCGCCAGCGATGCCGGGCGCCTGGCGGCCGGCGGCCTGCCCGCGGTGCTGTCCCAGACCTTCCGCACCTTCCTGCAGTCGCGCATGCAGATCGGCCTGGCCAAGCACGCCCAGCAGTTCCCGGACGTGGACCAGATGATCTTCGAGCCCAACGCGCAGGACGGCGAACTGTTCTTCACCAATGCCTTCAGCTTCGCCAACCGCGAGCGCATCGCGCAGATCGCCTACCGCAACGTGCTGGTCGACCTGCACGAGCGCGCGCACACGCTGGGCCCGCTGCTGGAAGCGCACGGGCTGGCGCTGCGCGCCGACGTGATCGCCCAGGCCCACGAGCGCTCGATCCTGCAGGGGCTGCGGCCGCAGCCGCGTGCCACCGAAACCACGGCGCGCCTGCGCCGCGCGCTGGATGACGTGGACGCGCTGCTGGCGCAGCGGCAACGCACGTCCGGCTGATCCCGTCCCGCCGTCGCGGCCGATGGCGTCTCCCGGGCCGCCGTCACCGGACGGTGCGCGAACAACACGCGCCGGTGTCACCCGCGCGCCCGGGCGTGGTGTGAAAGCTCTAGACAGGCCCGCGATTGTCACGTCATTACCCACCTCCCTCGAGGGAACGCCATGGCCAAGTTCAAGAAGACCGCGAAGAAGACCACCTCCGCCAAAACCAAGGCGCAGCAGGCCGAACACTTGAACCGCACCCTGAGCGAGTCCGCCCAGCAGGTCTGGCTGGCCGGCGTGGGCGCCTTCAGCCGCGCGCAGACCGAGGGCACCAAGCTGTTCGAGGCGCTGATCAAGGAAGGCCTCAAGCTCGAGCAGAACGCGATGCGCTTCGCCGGTGGCCAGGCCGATGCGGTGCGCGGCAAAGTGGAAACCACCGTCGGCCAGGCCCGTGAACGCGCGACCGATACCTAGGATCGCCTGGAGAAGGTGTTCGAGGACCGCGTGCAGCGCGCCCTCACCAAGCTCGGCGTGCCCGGCCGCGACGACCTGACCGACCTGAGCCGCAAGGTCGACGGCCTGACCGCCGAGCTGCGCCGCCAGGGCGGCAAGCCGGCCGCGCGCACCACCACCACGCGTACCCCCGCCAAGCGCGCCGCTGCCGCGCCCAAGGCGCCCGCGAAGCCGGCCACCCGCGCCACCGCCGCCGCCCGCGCGCCGGCCGCCCGCAAGCCCCGCAAGACCACCCCCTGATTGCAGGCGTGGCGGGCCCGCAGCCCGCCGCGTTACCTGACCGTCTCCATGACGCTTTCAGCCCGCCAGTTCTCCTGCGCAGACTCCCTCCCCCTGCGAT
This genomic interval carries:
- a CDS encoding patatin-like phospholipase family protein, which codes for MYELGALRALDEAIEGLDLTRLDCYVGVSSGAFLAAALANRLGTQELCRIFLTGDSDDVQFRPETFLRPAFLEYMRRAARLPRLASDWWRELLFSPGELRWPDFITRFGGLVPTGLFDNAQVEQFLGDVFSRRGRTNDFRELEARLFVISVDLDSGETVRFGGDGWDDVPISQAVQASAALPGLYPPVELRGRHFVDGALRRTMHASVVLERGIDLMLGVNPLVPFNTQGDTRTFASDAGRLAAGGLPAVLSQTFRTFLQSRMQIGLAKHAQQFPDVDQMIFEPNAQDGELFFTNAFSFANRERIAQIAYRNVLVDLHERAHTLGPLLEAHGLALRADVIAQAHERSILQGLRPQPRATETTARLRRALDDVDALLAQRQRTSG
- a CDS encoding FFLEELY motif protein; translated protein: MSRTGDLPRRLACLLARHQALHDPAREPRNGLRWLPELRRWQAERLEASFDRFLEDPRRRPAAHFFLTDVYNDRDFSRRDADIARVLPMMQRMLPGALLGTLADAIELGLLTHAFDLRLAQLLQVHGARRRRLDAALYAKVYRASGLPRLRGHQIELIGRVGFGLGRGLRIPGVGTLLKLSRGPARSAGLGELQGFLERGFTAFGELGDVRGFITEIEAEERAVCGRLFAGDPDPFRGQMA